GTTCTGGGCGCGCTTCCGGGTGAGGCGGCATGACGAGATCGGCATCGTTTCCATGCATGTGACGGGTGAGGGCCGGGCGACCGATATCGGCTCGTTCCTCAACCCGGATGATCGCGAAAGCTTTGCCAAGGCCTTCGGCGGTGCGCTGGCGACGGTGCGGCGGCGGATGTGAGTGGGTCAGGAAGTGTCGAGGCGCGGTGGTCTCCTTCCTTCATCCCTGTGCTCGTCACCGGGATCCAGCCAGCCCAAGTCTTTGGGCTGAGAAGAGTTCTTCGCCACGCGGGCGCGTGTCCGCTGGATTTCTGTGACGAGCAAAGGAATGAGGGTAAGTGGGTGTTCCGGCTAACGAACATTCCTTGTGTATCGTGATGCCGCGCAAGAAACGGGTGGAGACCGGCGCGCTTTAGTGGTTTTCTCTTACCCGTTAGGAGACATGCGATGAACGCCAATATCATGCTGAACGAAGACATCACCCCCATCGGCTCGGATTACGATACGGTGCGCGGGGTTATCGAGCTTTTGACGCTGGATTATCGCGAACAACCCTCCCTCGAAGCCATCGCCGCCAGGCTCGGCCAGTCGCCGACGCAATTGCAGAAGACTTTTACCCGCTGGGCCGGTCTTTCGCCCAAGGCCTTCCTGCAGGCCGTGACGCTCGATCATGCCAAGCGGCTGCTGCGCGAAGAGGACCTGCCGCTGCTTGAAACATCGATCGAGGTCGGCATGTCCGGGCCTGGCCGCCTGCATGATCTGTTCGTTACCCATGAGGCCATGTCGCCCGGCGAATGGAAGGCGAAAGGCGGCGGGCTGACGATCCGTTATGGCTTTCACGCCTCGCCCTTCGGGCTTGCGCTGGTCATGATCACCGATCGCGGCCTTGCCGGCTGCGCCTTTGCCGATCCGGGCGACGAAAGAGCCTGTTTCGAGGATATGGCCGGCCGCTGGCCGAATGCGGATTACGTCGAGGATCGCGAAGCGACCGCGCCCTACGCCGCGCGCATCTTCGAACCTGCCATGTGGACGGCGGACAAGCCGCTGCGTGTGGTTTTGCTCGGCACGGATTTTCAGGTGCGGGTCTGGAAAAGCCTCCTGAAAATCCCGATGGGCCGCGCCGTCACCTATTCGAACATTGCCTGCGATATCGGCCAGCCCACCGCATCCCGCGCCGTGGGAGCCGCAGTCGGGGCAAACCCGGTCTCGTTCGTTGTTCCCTGCCACCGTGCGGTCGGCAAAAGCGGAGCTCTGACGGGTTATCACTGGGGCCTGACGCGCAAGCGGGCGATGCTGGGATGGGAAACGGGGAAGGCGTGATCGGGTCTGAATTGTCTTTGCCGATCTCCTTGGGATCGGTTATTCTTGACCCATGAAAAGCACGATTGAACTTTCCGACGATATTAAACGCCGGCTGGATATCTTGGCTGAGCGCTCGAATTCGACACCAAGCCGCATCATAGAAGATGCGCTTTCACATGGACGTTCTCTGGCCTGGCAAGAGAAATGGACGAGCGGCGTGAGGGCGGGCTTGGCAGAGGCCGATGCAGGGGAGTTTGTCACTGAAGAAGAGATTAACGACGTTTTGAATAAATATGCCAAGGCCTGAAACGCGTGCGGTTGATTTGGACGCGCCGTTATCTCCGGGAGCTTGACGCCATAGGCGTCTATATTGCCGAACGCAATCCGCGCGCGGCGGCAAAAGTCGTTAGAGCAATTCACCAGACCACGGCACGTCTTTTATCCGATAATCCTCATCTAGGGCGCAGCGGAGAAATCGAAGGGACCAGAGAGTTGGT
This is a stretch of genomic DNA from Agrobacterium fabrum str. C58. It encodes these proteins:
- a CDS encoding methylated-DNA--[protein]-cysteine S-methyltransferase codes for the protein MNANIMLNEDITPIGSDYDTVRGVIELLTLDYREQPSLEAIAARLGQSPTQLQKTFTRWAGLSPKAFLQAVTLDHAKRLLREEDLPLLETSIEVGMSGPGRLHDLFVTHEAMSPGEWKAKGGGLTIRYGFHASPFGLALVMITDRGLAGCAFADPGDERACFEDMAGRWPNADYVEDREATAPYAARIFEPAMWTADKPLRVVLLGTDFQVRVWKSLLKIPMGRAVTYSNIACDIGQPTASRAVGAAVGANPVSFVVPCHRAVGKSGALTGYHWGLTRKRAMLGWETGKA
- a CDS encoding CopG family ribbon-helix-helix protein, with amino-acid sequence MKSTIELSDDIKRRLDILAERSNSTPSRIIEDALSHGRSLAWQEKWTSGVRAGLAEADAGEFVTEEEINDVLNKYAKA
- a CDS encoding type II toxin-antitoxin system RelE/ParE family toxin, giving the protein MRLIWTRRYLRELDAIGVYIAERNPRAAAKVVRAIHQTTARLLSDNPHLGRSGEIEGTRELVVPGLPYIVAYRVTEEQVDIVFVQHAAREWPDDA